AAAACAGATTCGCCATTGATTGTTAATGCGGATACTCCATTGTCCTTTACGATTCCCTTTTAAAACATCCAGCCGATTTGAGGGCGGAAACCGTAAATCCTGAATCTCAATGGCCGCATCAATGGCGTTCAGTTTCATGAATGCCCGCTCTTGAATATCGCCAGGGAATTTTCGAGAAAAATCCCGACGAAAAATCTTCTCTGTTTCGCTACACCGAAAAGATCGAATCATGATTAAATAGTAAACTTTTTGTTTATTAATGTCAAGCAAAGAAATGGCGACCTTACCAAGAAATAATTACCATAATGTGTTATGAATTAATCATGCCCATTTTTTATTATTAGAAAAATTATTTCCAACCTCGTGCATATGTAACTATTTTATGGTTTGCTTTCTTCCGGTCTTTATGGTAAATAAAAACCATGAACGCGAAACAAAAGAAAACCCTTTCGCTGATCTTTGAAAAACCGACGCGATCCGATATTACATGGCAGGAAACCGTTTCGCTTCTCCTTGCTGCAGGCGCTGTGATGAAAGAGGGCAGAGGATCGCGTGTCAGGTTTAAATGCCGTGGTTACAGCCTGCATGTTCATGCTCCGCACCCTGAAAGGGTAGTGTCGAAAAGCACTGCGGACACGGTAAGAGATTTTTTGAGAGATATAGGAGTAACACCATGAAAAATGTATTGCAGCACAAAGGATATACCGGCAACGTTCAATTTGATGCCGATGACATGATCTTCCATGGCCGTGTCATGGGTCTGAAAAAAGCCCATATCAGCTATGAGGGAAAAACCGTTGACGAGCTTGTAACGGATTTCAAGAATGCCGTTAACGACTATCTTGATATGTGCGCCGAAGACGGCATTGAACCTGAAAAGCCTTTCAAAGGGTCTTTCAACCTTCGTCTTGATCCCGATCTTCATAAGCGCCTGGTAGTCAATGCCTTGAATGAAGGAAAAACCCTAAACGCCTTTGTCAAAGACGTCCTGGAAAAGGCGGTTACCGAAATTCAGCACACCTAGGGGTGAGCGTGTAGTCAATAAAAGAGGCCCGTAAGCATAACCTACGGGCCTCTGCTGTTTTTATGGTACATATACCAACCACCATGATTATACGAATGCAGCGGGGAGGGAAGATGCACGTAAGGGCAAAAACAGAAAACATAACCATCGTCCTGAATAAGCCGAAATATCCGGGCAATGTCGGATCCATAGCAAGGTGTGCAGGGAATATGGGGATTGAAAAAATCTCTGTGGTAGGCAATAGAGACCTTGCTATGGAGGAGATGAAACAGTTGGCTACCCATTTTGCAGCCGGGAGCGTGGATCGTATTCAGCACTTCGACCGCTTGGATGAAGCCCTGGCAAAGTTTCACTATATCGTCGGAGCGACATCAAGGCGGGGCTCCGGGAGAGGCCCTGTTGTCTCGCCCCGGGAGATGGCGGAGCGTCTGATTGATATATCCCGGTACAATGAAATAGCACTGCTTTTCGGGCCGGAGGATACGGGATTATCTAATGATGATTTGCAGTTCTGCCATCTTTTGGTAACCATTCCCACATCAAAACATCTTAAATCCATTAATCTTTCTCATGCCGTTATGATCCTCTGCTATGAGATCTTCACCGCTCATACGGAAACCCTGGAGGCCTTTACACCCCGTCTGGCCGACTCGGCGGAACTCGAAGGGATGTATGAGCAAATAAAGGCGTTGTTAATGAAAATCGGATTTCTCAAACCTGAAAATCCCGATTACTGGATGATGCATATCCGCCGTTTCCTTGCCAGAACGAAGCTCTTTTCCAAGGAGGTAAAGATCCTCCGTGGCATCTGCCGGCAATTAGACTGGTACGGGAGAAACAAAAAGACTTGACTTTCCATCGACAGAAAATTATTACTCAATCAAATTCCATGGGGGGTATAATCATGAAAAAGCACTTTTCCTTTACCGGGGCAAAAAAAATTGTCTTTGGCAACGGTTCCTTAGAGACGTTGGCAGATCATATTCGTGAACTGAAGGCGAGCCGTCCTCTGATTGTCCTTGATAGAAACATAGCGAAGACAGGACTCAGGGAAAGGGTTTCTGATATCCTTGGTAACGAGGGTTTCAAGATTACTTTCTTCGATCGGCAGGTCGAGGCCGAACCAAGGCTGGAGGTAGCCGATGAGGGAGCCAAAGCTGCCCGGAAGGGGAAATGTGATATTGTTGTGGGCATTGGTGGAGGAAGCGCTATGGATGTGGCAAAAGCCATTGCCGTTCTGGCAGCCAATAATGGCAGTGCAGCGGATTATTTAGGGCTGAATAAGGTTCCCGGCCCAGGGCTTCCCAAGATTATGATCCCTACAACTGCGGGAACAGGGAGCGAGGTCACCTTTACGGCTGTTTTTGTCCGGCAGAACTTGAAGAAAAAGGAGGGAATGAACAGCCCGTATCTCTATCCCGAACTGGCCCTCCTCGATCCGACGCTTACGCTCTCTCTCCCTTCCGTTTCAACAGCCTCAACGGGCATCGATGCCCTGTGTCACGCGATAGAATCCTACACATCAATTAATGCCTCACCGATGAGCGAAATGATTTCCCTGGAAGCTATTGGGTTGATTGCAGCGAACCTGCGAACCTGTGTCCATGACGGCAGCAACCTGGAGGCGAGGGAGCAGATGCTCCTGGGAAGCCTCTATGCGGGTTTGGGCCTGGCCAATGCGGGGGTCGGCGCCGTCCATGCCCTCTCCTATCCTCTTGGAGGGCAATATGGCGTCTCGCACGGGCTTGCCAATACGATCATGCTGCCCCATGTAATGGCTTTCAATCTGCCGGGAGCCCTGGAGAAATTTGCCGTCATCGCAGAAGTTATGGGAGAGGTGATTGATAATCTGCCTCTCCGTGAAGCGGCATATTTCGCAGTGGAAGCGGTACAATCGCTGATTGAAGATTGCGGTGTCTACACCACGCTTGAGGATTTGAACATCCCGGAGGAGGCACTGTCTGAGCTTGCTGAGGTTGCCATGACGGTGGTGAGGCCTCTGGAGAATAATCCCCGTAAAATGACTATAGAGGATGCCATCGAGATTTATGGAGAGGCATACTAAAATAAGAATTGAGTATCAATGTCATTGACTTAAGCACTTTGACCCCCCTCTTTTCTAAAGAGGGGTTGGGGGAGATTTAACGGGAT
This is a stretch of genomic DNA from Deltaproteobacteria bacterium. It encodes these proteins:
- a CDS encoding type II toxin-antitoxin system RelE/ParE family toxin, with amino-acid sequence MIRSFRCSETEKIFRRDFSRKFPGDIQERAFMKLNAIDAAIEIQDLRFPPSNRLDVLKGNRKGQWSIRINNQWRICF
- a CDS encoding type II toxin-antitoxin system HicA family toxin — its product is MNAKQKKTLSLIFEKPTRSDITWQETVSLLLAAGAVMKEGRGSRVRFKCRGYSLHVHAPHPERVVSKSTADTVRDFLRDIGVTP
- a CDS encoding type II toxin-antitoxin system HicB family antitoxin, with amino-acid sequence MKNVLQHKGYTGNVQFDADDMIFHGRVMGLKKAHISYEGKTVDELVTDFKNAVNDYLDMCAEDGIEPEKPFKGSFNLRLDPDLHKRLVVNALNEGKTLNAFVKDVLEKAVTEIQHT
- a CDS encoding RNA methyltransferase: MHVRAKTENITIVLNKPKYPGNVGSIARCAGNMGIEKISVVGNRDLAMEEMKQLATHFAAGSVDRIQHFDRLDEALAKFHYIVGATSRRGSGRGPVVSPREMAERLIDISRYNEIALLFGPEDTGLSNDDLQFCHLLVTIPTSKHLKSINLSHAVMILCYEIFTAHTETLEAFTPRLADSAELEGMYEQIKALLMKIGFLKPENPDYWMMHIRRFLARTKLFSKEVKILRGICRQLDWYGRNKKT
- a CDS encoding iron-containing alcohol dehydrogenase, coding for MKKHFSFTGAKKIVFGNGSLETLADHIRELKASRPLIVLDRNIAKTGLRERVSDILGNEGFKITFFDRQVEAEPRLEVADEGAKAARKGKCDIVVGIGGGSAMDVAKAIAVLAANNGSAADYLGLNKVPGPGLPKIMIPTTAGTGSEVTFTAVFVRQNLKKKEGMNSPYLYPELALLDPTLTLSLPSVSTASTGIDALCHAIESYTSINASPMSEMISLEAIGLIAANLRTCVHDGSNLEAREQMLLGSLYAGLGLANAGVGAVHALSYPLGGQYGVSHGLANTIMLPHVMAFNLPGALEKFAVIAEVMGEVIDNLPLREAAYFAVEAVQSLIEDCGVYTTLEDLNIPEEALSELAEVAMTVVRPLENNPRKMTIEDAIEIYGEAY